One Phaseolus vulgaris cultivar G19833 chromosome 2, P. vulgaris v2.0, whole genome shotgun sequence DNA window includes the following coding sequences:
- the LOC137809300 gene encoding secreted RxLR effector protein 161-like, producing MSEGTPIQSHLDEFNSIIIDLENLDVKIDDEDKRRMSHVPYSNAIGSLMYAMVCTRTDLTYVVSIVSRFMQNPGKTHWEAVKWILRYLKGSPDLGLVFDQHRVDPGGAVGYVDADYGGDLDRRRSLSAYIFTLCGSAISWYSSLQAIAVLSTTEAEHIAATEGMKEAIWL from the coding sequence ATGTCCGAAGGTACTCCCATCCAATCTcaccttgatgaatttaattccatcataattgatttggaaaatttggatgttaaaattgatgacGAGGACAAAAGACGCATGTCACATGTCCCGTattcaaatgcaattggaagtcTCATGTATGCTATGGTATGTACTAGAACTGATTTAACTTATGTTGTTAGCATTGTTAGCAGGTTCATGCAAAATCCAGGCAAGACACACTGGGAAGCCGTTAAATGGATACTTCGTTATCTGAAAGGTTCTCCAGATCTTGGTTTGGTATTTGATCAACATAGAGTCGATCCCGGAGGAGCAGTTGGCTATGTTGATGCTGACTATGGTGGTGATTTAGATCGGAGAAGGTCACTTTCAGCCTACATTTTTACCCTATGTGGGTCTGCTATCAGTTGGTATTCTTCACTTCAAGCCATTGCGGTTTTGTCCACCACTGAAGCAGAACATATTGCTGCTACAGAAGGTATGAAAGAGGCTATATGGCTTTGA